The following proteins are encoded in a genomic region of Spirosoma sp. SC4-14:
- a CDS encoding efflux RND transporter periplasmic adaptor subunit has translation MKTNFLLLIIGLAVLAGCEPKPAHEEQEAFSLSDAMMNRIKLDSVITQPVRSELTLVGKVVADENRVIKVFPLVGGSVEEVKVELGDYVRKGQTLASIRSSEVADLERQSIQANADLLLAEKNLRVTQDLFETKLTSQREVVAAQKEVERAQADVNRIKEVSRIYGIGKSSIYTVKAPIDGYVIEKNVNRDMQLRSDNADNLFTIGQISEVWVLANVNESDISRVRQGMDASIQTLSYPDDVFQGHVDKIYTVLDPNTKAMTVRIRLHNTSMKLRPEMHATVTLRYTTGGQLATVPASSIIFDRSKRYVLVYRDRSTIETREVDVFKSLGNVAYISKGVKPGEKVISKDQLLVYNALNN, from the coding sequence ATGAAAACCAATTTTCTGCTACTCATCATTGGCCTCGCGGTTCTGGCTGGCTGTGAGCCGAAACCCGCTCACGAAGAACAGGAAGCCTTCAGTTTGTCGGATGCCATGATGAACCGAATCAAACTCGATAGCGTGATAACGCAGCCGGTTCGAAGCGAATTAACGCTCGTCGGCAAAGTAGTGGCCGACGAAAACCGGGTAATTAAGGTTTTTCCGCTCGTTGGTGGCAGTGTCGAAGAAGTTAAAGTTGAACTGGGCGATTATGTCCGCAAAGGGCAGACACTGGCCTCTATCCGTTCCAGCGAAGTAGCCGATCTGGAACGGCAGAGCATTCAGGCCAATGCCGATCTGTTGCTGGCAGAAAAAAACCTACGAGTTACTCAGGATCTGTTCGAAACAAAACTTACCTCCCAGCGCGAAGTGGTGGCAGCCCAGAAAGAAGTAGAGCGGGCCCAGGCCGATGTAAATCGGATCAAAGAAGTTTCCAGAATTTACGGCATCGGCAAATCATCGATCTATACGGTTAAAGCACCCATCGACGGCTACGTTATCGAAAAAAATGTTAACCGCGATATGCAACTCCGCTCCGACAATGCCGACAACCTCTTCACTATTGGCCAGATCAGCGAAGTATGGGTGCTGGCCAACGTCAACGAAAGCGATATTAGCCGGGTTCGGCAGGGGATGGATGCCTCTATCCAGACCCTGAGCTATCCCGACGACGTGTTTCAGGGACATGTCGATAAAATTTATACCGTACTCGATCCTAACACCAAAGCGATGACCGTACGGATAAGACTGCACAATACGAGCATGAAGCTTCGACCCGAAATGCACGCTACGGTTACCCTTCGCTACACCACGGGGGGCCAACTGGCAACGGTACCAGCCAGTTCTATCATTTTCGACCGCTCCAAACGCTACGTGCTGGTTTATCGGGATCGCTCTACAATTGAAACACGGGAAGTTGATGTGTTTAAATCGCTGGGCAACGTAGCCTATATCAGTAAGGGAGTTAAACCCGGCGAAAAAGTTATTTCCAAAGATCAGTTGCTGGTCTACAACGCGCTGAATAATTAG
- a CDS encoding response regulator transcription factor: MKSLYHVLIAEDDPFIRKVLRQTLKDDFEVITKENGIEAVSWIEEGNPVDIILSDIQMPHMDGKDLIRTLRSSPLFHKLPIIILSTYSDSATRIDFLKLGADDYVVKPFNPIEVKAKILAVLRRAEASNAGSSN; this comes from the coding sequence ATGAAGTCGCTTTATCATGTATTAATTGCCGAAGATGACCCCTTCATCCGTAAAGTTCTCCGACAGACCCTGAAAGATGACTTTGAGGTGATTACTAAAGAAAATGGTATCGAAGCTGTAAGTTGGATCGAGGAGGGTAATCCGGTTGATATTATTTTATCTGATATTCAGATGCCACACATGGATGGCAAAGACCTGATTCGAACATTGCGTTCGAGCCCACTTTTTCACAAACTGCCCATCATAATCCTTTCTACTTATTCTGACAGTGCTACCCGAATTGATTTCCTGAAACTTGGGGCCGACGACTATGTTGTTAAACCTTTTAATCCCATTGAGGTGAAAGCCAAAATCCTGGCCGTGTTGCGTCGTGCCGAAGCCAGTAATGCCGGTTCTTCGAATTAG
- a CDS encoding TolC family protein codes for MRLQLLFVFLLFSQYAQSQSALPTSPASSDSLYLTLQQADSLFLKKNLQLLAERFRIDASQAQVIQASLRDNPTVTVELSTYNNETHRVLDVGRQGQKTVSIEQLLYTAGKRNKRIALASEAARLTGLEMLDLLRGLRFDLRTRFYSIYFQQQTLARFDQQLATLQTTVAAYEKQYNRNNVSLRELLRLKALLFQFNNDRTSIVFQLADDEQALRTLLSVEVPIRPLVDESTLARYRLPAQPDDSLRQLALRKRPDLLATESLTRQAELNYNLQRSLAIPDVRIGGAYDQAGSYINNYVGLSLSTDIPVFNRNQGAIRAARSQIGYQQHLQHQRAIQISNEISTSLQKVREVERRVQGVEQQFSEQFEQLNQGVIINFQKGNLTLLEFVDLIEAYNDSIQQLNRLKADRVGAYEELSYLVGEDLFM; via the coding sequence ATGCGATTGCAGCTACTTTTCGTTTTTCTTCTCTTTTCTCAGTATGCCCAGAGCCAATCGGCTTTGCCCACAAGCCCTGCATCATCAGATTCGCTCTATCTGACCTTACAGCAGGCCGATAGTTTATTCCTCAAAAAAAACCTACAGCTTCTGGCCGAGCGATTTCGGATCGATGCCAGCCAGGCGCAGGTTATTCAGGCCAGTCTGCGCGACAACCCAACCGTTACGGTCGAACTAAGCACGTATAACAACGAAACCCACCGAGTGCTGGATGTGGGTCGGCAGGGGCAAAAAACCGTATCCATTGAGCAGTTGCTCTATACGGCTGGCAAACGGAACAAACGAATTGCTCTGGCCTCAGAAGCGGCCCGGCTGACGGGGCTGGAAATGCTCGATTTACTACGTGGACTTCGGTTCGACCTCCGAACCCGATTCTATTCCATTTACTTTCAGCAGCAAACGCTGGCCCGATTCGATCAGCAGCTTGCTACACTCCAGACAACCGTTGCGGCTTACGAAAAACAGTACAATCGCAACAACGTATCCCTGCGCGAACTGCTCCGGTTAAAGGCTTTGCTTTTCCAGTTCAATAATGACCGGACCAGTATCGTATTCCAACTTGCCGACGACGAACAGGCACTGCGAACGTTGCTATCGGTCGAAGTACCCATCAGGCCGCTGGTAGACGAAAGCACCCTCGCACGCTACAGGCTTCCGGCCCAGCCCGACGACTCACTTCGCCAGTTGGCCCTGCGCAAGCGCCCCGATCTGCTGGCTACCGAATCGCTAACCCGACAGGCCGAATTAAATTACAATCTGCAGCGGTCCCTGGCCATCCCCGACGTCCGTATAGGCGGGGCATATGATCAGGCCGGAAGCTACATTAATAACTACGTCGGACTATCGCTTTCGACCGATATTCCGGTCTTTAATCGCAATCAGGGCGCTATCCGGGCAGCTCGCAGTCAGATAGGTTATCAACAACACCTCCAGCACCAGCGCGCTATTCAGATCAGCAACGAAATTAGTACTTCTCTGCAAAAAGTTCGCGAGGTAGAACGCCGGGTGCAGGGAGTAGAACAGCAGTTTAGCGAACAGTTTGAGCAGTTGAACCAGGGGGTAATCATCAACTTTCAGAAGGGCAACCTCACTCTGCTCGAATTCGTGGACCTCATTGAAGCCTATAACGATAGCATTCAGCAACTCAATCGGCTCAAAGCCGACCGTGTAGGAGCCTATGAAGAACTCAGCTATCTGGTTGGCGAAGATCTGTTTATGTAA
- a CDS encoding HAMP domain-containing sensor histidine kinase, producing the protein MTIRNRIALQFSLIVASILVVFSVVIYSVSATYRREEFYERLKSKARTTVRFLVEVNEVDRELLKIIDRNTLTALFNEKVLVFDIHNQLIYSSVDDQVIHYDARLLDEVRKQEEVETYSGNNELVGLLYQHNGRDLVVLASAYDQFGRSKLANLQLTLGWGLLGGLSVTIGLGIFFAGQSLRPISRINEQVSAITARNLRQRLDEGNRQDEIARLAINFNDVLQRLEKAFEQQRSFVSHASHELRTPLAALKSEIQLGLRRPLSVSEHEDVLVNLLSDTDRLIGLTNSLLFLARTLESIQTVPFQPVRIDDIVFLTKDELVSAKPSYRIEIDYKNIPNSETETLVNGHEDLLKQVLLNLFDNACKYSANHVAQVRISTDAHNCHITVYDQGIGISETDQQHIFESFYRATNARVYEGFGIGLSICSRIVELHHGSISVESQLGIGSTFTVSLPHV; encoded by the coding sequence ATGACGATCCGCAACCGCATCGCCCTACAGTTTTCGCTGATTGTAGCGTCAATCCTGGTTGTTTTCTCAGTCGTAATATACTCCGTTTCAGCAACCTATCGCCGGGAAGAGTTTTATGAGCGGCTGAAAAGCAAGGCTCGCACAACCGTTCGTTTTCTGGTTGAAGTGAATGAAGTGGACCGTGAGTTGCTCAAAATTATTGACCGCAATACGCTGACCGCTCTTTTCAATGAAAAAGTACTCGTCTTCGACATCCACAACCAGTTGATTTATAGCAGCGTAGATGACCAGGTCATTCATTATGATGCCCGGCTGCTGGACGAAGTTCGAAAACAAGAAGAGGTAGAAACATACAGCGGCAACAACGAGCTGGTTGGCCTATTGTATCAGCACAATGGTCGTGATCTGGTCGTGCTGGCCTCCGCTTACGACCAGTTTGGGCGAAGTAAGCTGGCCAACCTTCAGCTTACACTAGGCTGGGGGCTGTTAGGAGGGCTCAGTGTTACCATTGGACTGGGCATTTTCTTTGCGGGCCAGTCGCTTCGTCCCATCAGCCGAATTAACGAACAGGTATCGGCCATCACTGCCCGAAATCTGCGCCAGCGGCTCGATGAAGGAAACCGCCAGGACGAAATTGCCCGGCTGGCCATCAACTTCAACGATGTGCTGCAACGGCTCGAAAAAGCGTTTGAACAACAGCGCAGCTTTGTTTCTCATGCCTCACATGAACTACGTACACCACTGGCTGCGCTTAAATCGGAGATTCAACTGGGCTTACGTCGTCCACTGAGCGTTTCAGAACATGAAGATGTACTGGTTAATCTGCTATCGGACACCGATCGACTGATTGGCCTCACAAACAGCCTGTTATTTCTGGCCCGAACGCTCGAATCGATCCAAACTGTTCCGTTTCAGCCCGTCCGGATCGACGACATTGTGTTTCTGACTAAAGATGAATTAGTGAGCGCCAAACCGTCCTATCGCATCGAAATTGACTATAAAAACATTCCCAATAGTGAAACCGAAACGCTGGTTAACGGGCACGAAGATCTGCTGAAACAGGTATTGCTCAATCTATTCGATAATGCCTGTAAATACTCCGCCAATCATGTAGCTCAGGTACGGATCAGCACTGACGCACACAACTGCCATATTACGGTTTATGACCAGGGTATTGGTATCTCCGAAACCGATCAGCAACACATCTTTGAGTCGTTTTACCGAGCCACCAACGCTCGGGTTTATGAGGGTTTTGGTATTGGTCTGTCAATCTGTTCACGCATTGTTGAGCTTCACCATGGGTCTATTTCGGTGGAAAGCCAGTTAGGCATCGGCAGTACCTTCACCGTGTCGCTGCCGCATGTATAG
- a CDS encoding response regulator transcription factor, which yields MSQKKILIVEDDRRIAQNISRGLQDEGYLTEVVYEGLNGRQAAIQPDVDLLILDLNLPGLSGFEVCRSVRTERPKLPIIILSALGEIEDKVEGLTLGADDYLVKPFDFRELIARVATCFRRLALSTNTGAESEEVWQIANLTVNVTTKEVRRGNVIIDLTAREFALLEFMIRNKGRVLPKADIAETVWSLNFDPGTNVVEVYINYLRRKIDRDFEPKLIHTRPGMGYVLKEEKE from the coding sequence ATGTCTCAGAAAAAGATATTGATTGTAGAAGATGACCGGCGTATTGCGCAGAATATCAGCCGGGGCCTACAGGATGAAGGTTATCTGACGGAGGTTGTTTATGAAGGACTGAATGGCCGTCAGGCAGCTATTCAGCCGGATGTTGATTTGTTGATTCTTGATCTTAACCTACCAGGCTTAAGTGGCTTTGAGGTATGCCGGTCTGTTCGAACCGAACGCCCAAAGTTGCCCATAATCATATTGTCGGCACTGGGCGAAATAGAAGATAAGGTTGAAGGACTCACGTTAGGAGCCGACGATTATCTTGTAAAACCGTTCGATTTTCGGGAGTTGATTGCCCGCGTTGCCACCTGCTTTCGTCGTCTGGCCCTTAGCACCAATACGGGAGCCGAAAGCGAAGAAGTATGGCAAATAGCCAACCTGACTGTTAATGTAACAACGAAGGAAGTTCGGCGAGGCAATGTAATCATCGACCTTACGGCCAGAGAGTTTGCATTGCTCGAATTCATGATTCGAAACAAAGGCCGCGTACTTCCCAAAGCCGATATTGCAGAAACCGTCTGGAGTCTTAATTTTGATCCTGGCACGAACGTCGTTGAAGTATATATCAACTACCTGCGTCGTAAAATTGATCGCGATTTCGAGCCAAAACTTATTCATACCCGCCCCGGTATGGGCTACGTCTTAAAAGAGGAAAAGGAATAA
- a CDS encoding glycosyltransferase family 2 protein — MEVLLLICVGLVLYTYLGYGLVVWALVRMRPRRPAVTDVSADFMPDVTLIVPAYNEADCLPAKVANSLGQSYPHEHIRFLFVTEGSTDNSEAYLRDNYGDRVEILGGTERRGKVAAMNMAMQQVKTPIVIFTDANTQLNLDAVSNIVRHFRDPKVGAVAGEKRIQTTDSESAAGSGEGLYWKYESQLKKWDAELHTIVGAAGELFAVRTELYEPVSPNTILDDFMISLLIAGRGYRVEYEPEAYALERPSFSIMDEQKRKIRIAAGGFQSIVWLKHLLNPFRYGVLTFEYVSHRVMRWAVTPLCLPLILLLNLGLVIRDGWFTGWGLLLAGQVLFYGAAWLGYLLEKRQMRWKVVFVPFYFTFMNVCALAGLVRYLRGNQSGTWEKVRRANAVDALT, encoded by the coding sequence ATGGAAGTACTACTACTCATCTGCGTCGGGCTGGTTTTATACACCTATCTGGGTTATGGCCTGGTTGTGTGGGCACTGGTTCGTATGCGTCCGCGTCGTCCTGCTGTTACCGATGTGTCGGCCGATTTTATGCCCGATGTTACGCTGATTGTGCCAGCCTATAACGAAGCCGATTGCCTGCCTGCCAAAGTTGCCAACTCGCTTGGCCAATCCTATCCGCACGAGCATATCCGATTTCTGTTCGTAACCGAAGGGTCGACCGATAATTCGGAAGCTTATCTGCGCGACAACTATGGCGATCGTGTTGAGATTTTGGGAGGAACCGAACGGCGGGGTAAAGTAGCGGCCATGAACATGGCCATGCAGCAGGTAAAAACCCCCATTGTTATTTTCACAGACGCGAATACGCAACTAAATCTGGATGCTGTCAGCAACATTGTGCGGCACTTTCGCGACCCGAAAGTGGGTGCCGTGGCGGGCGAAAAGCGCATTCAGACAACAGACAGCGAGTCGGCAGCCGGGTCGGGCGAGGGGCTGTACTGGAAATATGAATCGCAACTCAAAAAATGGGATGCCGAACTACACACCATTGTAGGAGCGGCTGGCGAACTGTTTGCGGTTCGCACCGAACTCTACGAACCCGTATCGCCCAACACGATTCTGGACGATTTCATGATTTCGCTGCTGATTGCAGGTCGTGGCTATCGGGTTGAATATGAGCCAGAAGCATATGCGCTCGAACGCCCTTCATTTTCGATTATGGATGAGCAAAAGCGGAAAATCCGGATTGCAGCCGGTGGGTTTCAGTCGATTGTCTGGCTGAAGCATTTACTCAACCCATTCCGGTATGGTGTCCTGACGTTCGAATACGTTTCGCACCGGGTAATGCGATGGGCCGTTACGCCCTTGTGTTTGCCGTTGATTTTGCTCTTAAACCTGGGGCTGGTTATTCGGGACGGTTGGTTTACGGGCTGGGGCTTGCTACTGGCAGGTCAGGTTCTTTTTTATGGAGCAGCCTGGCTGGGTTATTTGCTCGAAAAGCGGCAAATGCGCTGGAAGGTAGTTTTTGTCCCGTTCTATTTTACGTTCATGAACGTGTGTGCACTGGCTGGCCTGGTACGCTATCTGCGCGGGAACCAATCCGGAACCTGGGAAAAAGTTCGGCGGGCCAATGCCGTCGATGCACTGACTTAA
- a CDS encoding MMPL family transporter, protein MWLSIARGILKLRLFWLSILILVTIGMAYLGTHLQLSYQLARVLPLSDTTQQHYEDFKQRFGVDGSAMVMGWQDKRWFELPVYQAWYDLTQDIRNLNGVKDVLSTARLYTIAKKDTSWGINQVVTKRPQRQQEVDTLEKQILSLPFYNGLLVNSETHATLIAISLDEKKLNTKERLGIVAAIRQRGEAFAKKTGITVHYSGLPSIRTEVTKRVSGEMKLFMALAAAVTGLIVWILFRSLKVVMLSLAVVLMGVCFAIGTIVLFGYEITLLTGLVPPLLIVIGVPNCVFLVNKYHAELAEHGQKQLALENSIREIGLASFLANVTTAIGFGVFYFTNSRLLVEFGLVASVCVLAVYVICLLMVPIILSYLPVPKIPQQESTQVGAWQKLLTRIDGWVHHKRPFVYGLIMVITLVSALGLPMIRVEGFVVDDLPKNDPVYTDMRFFEKEFKGVLPFEVMIDTGKPNGILSGTGEALYKIRALERIIGQYPEFSKPRSLVDAIRFAYQSYRGGAPRYYVLPPAMALRDMASEAPIGTKSTAAARAYVDSSQQVARVSYQMADIGSIRMQKVMSHLQPRIDSLFRDTNYKVSLTGHSLVFLKSNDYLLGNLYESLGIAILLIALVGMVLFRSVPIILLSKLPCLIPLLVTAGIMGYANIAFKPSTILIFSIAFGLSSDGTVYFLTSYRQQLQKGLIPAAAITAAIHETGVSLIYTALILAGGFSVFAASGFGGTAALGVLVATTVLMACLTNLILLPALLLTLKRYRV, encoded by the coding sequence ATGTGGTTATCAATTGCCCGTGGCATACTAAAGCTGCGGTTATTCTGGCTCAGTATTCTCATTCTGGTTACCATTGGAATGGCCTATCTGGGCACTCATTTACAGCTTTCGTATCAGCTTGCCCGCGTTTTACCGCTATCAGATACCACTCAACAGCACTACGAAGATTTCAAACAGCGTTTCGGGGTCGATGGCTCTGCCATGGTTATGGGCTGGCAGGATAAACGCTGGTTTGAGCTGCCGGTCTATCAGGCCTGGTACGATCTGACTCAGGATATCCGCAACCTGAACGGGGTGAAAGATGTACTGTCAACAGCACGACTGTATACGATTGCCAAAAAAGATACCAGTTGGGGTATTAATCAGGTGGTTACCAAACGCCCCCAGCGCCAGCAGGAGGTCGACACGCTGGAAAAACAGATTCTGTCGTTGCCTTTCTACAATGGCCTACTCGTCAACTCCGAAACCCACGCTACCCTGATTGCGATTTCGCTCGATGAGAAAAAACTAAATACCAAAGAGCGATTGGGCATCGTAGCAGCTATCCGACAACGAGGAGAAGCATTTGCAAAAAAAACCGGCATAACCGTACATTATTCGGGTCTCCCGTCGATCCGGACAGAAGTAACCAAACGGGTTTCGGGCGAGATGAAACTCTTTATGGCGCTGGCAGCCGCCGTTACGGGATTAATTGTCTGGATACTGTTTCGATCATTAAAAGTGGTGATGCTGTCGCTGGCGGTGGTGCTGATGGGGGTGTGTTTTGCCATTGGAACAATTGTTCTGTTTGGCTATGAAATTACGTTGCTAACGGGTCTGGTGCCTCCCCTGCTCATTGTTATTGGCGTTCCTAACTGTGTTTTTCTGGTTAATAAATACCACGCCGAACTGGCCGAACACGGGCAAAAACAACTGGCGCTCGAAAATTCGATCCGGGAAATTGGGTTAGCCTCGTTCCTGGCAAACGTAACAACAGCTATTGGCTTTGGGGTGTTTTATTTCACCAACAGCCGCCTTCTGGTCGAGTTTGGGCTGGTTGCCTCCGTCTGTGTGTTAGCCGTTTATGTGATTTGCCTGCTGATGGTTCCTATTATTCTGAGCTATCTGCCCGTACCGAAAATTCCGCAACAGGAATCGACGCAGGTAGGTGCCTGGCAAAAGTTATTGACCCGCATTGATGGCTGGGTCCATCATAAACGACCATTTGTTTATGGGTTGATTATGGTCATTACCTTAGTCAGTGCACTAGGCTTACCAATGATCAGGGTTGAGGGCTTTGTGGTCGATGATTTGCCGAAAAATGATCCGGTCTATACCGACATGCGGTTTTTCGAAAAGGAATTCAAGGGTGTTTTACCCTTCGAAGTGATGATCGACACCGGAAAACCGAATGGTATTCTGTCGGGAACGGGCGAAGCGTTATACAAAATCAGAGCGCTGGAACGGATTATTGGCCAGTATCCTGAGTTCTCGAAACCCCGTTCGTTAGTCGATGCCATTCGCTTTGCCTACCAGTCATATCGGGGTGGTGCCCCCCGATACTATGTATTACCGCCCGCCATGGCCCTGCGCGACATGGCTTCTGAGGCTCCAATCGGCACAAAATCGACAGCAGCCGCACGGGCATACGTCGATAGTAGCCAGCAGGTTGCCCGGGTGAGTTATCAAATGGCCGACATTGGGTCTATTCGGATGCAGAAAGTGATGAGCCATTTGCAACCCCGCATCGATTCGCTCTTCCGCGATACGAACTATAAGGTGAGCCTAACCGGTCATAGTCTGGTATTTCTAAAAAGTAATGACTATCTACTGGGCAACTTATACGAAAGTCTGGGCATTGCCATTCTGCTGATTGCCCTGGTCGGCATGGTTTTATTCCGGTCAGTTCCCATCATTCTGCTATCGAAACTTCCCTGTCTGATTCCTCTTTTGGTAACAGCCGGAATTATGGGGTATGCCAACATTGCCTTTAAGCCATCAACCATTTTGATATTCAGCATTGCATTTGGGCTATCATCCGACGGAACGGTTTACTTTCTGACCAGCTACCGCCAACAGTTACAAAAAGGGCTTATTCCGGCAGCAGCCATTACGGCAGCGATCCACGAAACCGGCGTCAGTTTAATTTATACAGCCTTAATTCTGGCGGGTGGTTTTTCTGTCTTTGCCGCATCGGGCTTTGGCGGAACGGCGGCCCTAGGTGTTCTGGTAGCCACTACCGTACTGATGGCCTGCCTCACAAACCTGATTTTGCTACCAGCCCTCCTGCTAACCCTGAAACGATACCGGGTATAG
- a CDS encoding sugar transferase: MQEEKEKGQQPFRVLYVENNDRSVEAFRQMFGADIDIVVAPDGPLALARLDSKEPVDMVLYNDRLDSIAFLNRLMTKRDWSNLPVMLLTDRKNIDLSADPYHGHVVDAFPFNYAEADLRTRLNYLIQKKKYSKSGFAKSKSASVRIPVGKRLFDIGLSLFILLMISPLLLVVAILIKLDSKGPIFYSSKRVGTGFKIFDMYKFRTMRTDADQMLASMASQNMYNKAPAEKPADERCEDCQLAGTECQRPLYMDQKQICEVLYQREQKEKAMFTKFKEDPRVTRLGKILRNTSIDELPQLFNILKGDMSFVGNRPLPLYEAEKLTTIGYARRFAAPAGLTGLWQVTKRGKSKVSDMERIQLDVLYAKRYSFRTDMLILLKTLKAVWQKENV; this comes from the coding sequence ATGCAGGAAGAAAAAGAAAAGGGACAACAACCGTTTCGCGTGCTCTATGTTGAGAACAACGACCGGTCTGTGGAGGCATTTAGGCAAATGTTTGGTGCTGATATTGACATCGTTGTTGCGCCAGACGGCCCCCTGGCGCTGGCACGTCTGGATAGTAAAGAGCCTGTAGATATGGTGCTCTATAACGACCGGCTGGACAGCATCGCGTTTCTGAACAGATTAATGACAAAACGGGATTGGTCTAATTTGCCGGTAATGCTGTTGACCGATCGTAAAAATATCGATCTGTCAGCCGATCCTTATCACGGACATGTTGTAGATGCATTTCCATTTAATTATGCCGAAGCCGATTTACGGACCCGTTTAAACTACCTGATTCAGAAAAAGAAATATAGCAAAAGTGGATTTGCCAAGTCGAAATCGGCATCCGTACGTATTCCCGTTGGAAAACGGTTGTTCGATATTGGACTATCTCTGTTTATTTTGCTGATGATATCGCCTTTGTTGCTGGTGGTGGCTATATTGATCAAACTCGATTCGAAAGGCCCAATCTTCTACAGTTCCAAACGTGTTGGAACGGGCTTTAAAATATTTGATATGTATAAATTTCGCACCATGCGGACCGATGCCGATCAGATGCTGGCCAGTATGGCTTCGCAAAATATGTATAACAAAGCTCCGGCCGAGAAACCTGCCGATGAGCGTTGCGAAGATTGCCAGTTGGCCGGTACCGAATGCCAGCGACCCTTATACATGGATCAGAAACAGATTTGTGAGGTCCTTTATCAGCGTGAACAGAAAGAGAAAGCCATGTTCACCAAATTTAAGGAAGACCCTCGCGTAACCCGGCTGGGTAAAATACTGCGGAACACGAGTATTGATGAGTTGCCGCAGCTCTTCAATATTCTTAAGGGGGATATGTCGTTTGTAGGAAATCGCCCATTGCCGCTCTACGAAGCCGAAAAGCTGACAACTATTGGGTATGCCCGGCGTTTTGCCGCACCGGCTGGCCTCACTGGGTTGTGGCAGGTGACCAAACGGGGTAAGTCGAAAGTATCGGATATGGAGCGGATTCAACTCGATGTGCTGTATGCTAAACGCTATTCATTCCGCACCGATATGCTGATTCTTCTGAAAACGCTCAAGGCAGTATGGCAGAAGGAAAACGTATAA
- a CDS encoding glycosyltransferase family 2 protein, translating into MAEGKRIRPLISLITVNYNQAVVTCDMLESTRQLDYSDFEVIVVDNGSREDPTSRIEQGNYPNVQVIVSPENLGFSGGNNLGIQYAKGDYLFLLNNDTIVTPDLLDRLLEPFLLDANIGVVCPKIRYYDQPTILQYAGYHPLNEFTGRTWAIGLNEPDTGQYNKPGPTYFAHGAAMMVSRAVLERAGLLDESFFLYYEELDWSARIRRAGFTIYYQPTALIYHRESMSVGKMNPMKAYYHIRNRLWFMRRNVSGISLLIFYLYYFLVAVPKALVQYTVRWQPDYLKAVKDAIVWNLRHTPKQSSSMPLPVTVAI; encoded by the coding sequence ATGGCAGAAGGAAAACGTATAAGACCCCTGATTTCTCTGATCACTGTTAACTACAATCAGGCGGTAGTAACCTGCGACATGCTGGAGTCGACCCGGCAACTGGACTATTCAGATTTTGAAGTAATTGTGGTCGACAATGGCTCGCGCGAAGACCCAACGAGTCGGATTGAACAGGGAAATTATCCAAACGTACAGGTAATTGTAAGCCCCGAAAATCTGGGCTTTTCCGGAGGGAATAATCTGGGTATTCAATATGCCAAGGGCGATTATCTGTTTCTGCTGAACAACGACACGATTGTTACTCCCGATTTGCTCGATCGATTATTGGAACCATTTTTGCTTGATGCTAACATAGGTGTCGTATGCCCTAAAATTCGGTACTACGATCAGCCAACGATTCTTCAGTATGCAGGCTATCATCCGCTCAATGAGTTTACGGGCCGAACCTGGGCTATAGGTCTTAACGAACCCGATACCGGTCAGTACAACAAACCAGGGCCAACCTATTTTGCTCATGGGGCAGCCATGATGGTTAGTCGGGCCGTGCTGGAACGGGCCGGATTGCTGGACGAAAGCTTTTTTTTATACTATGAAGAGCTCGACTGGTCGGCCCGAATACGGCGAGCTGGTTTTACAATTTATTACCAGCCAACGGCTCTTATTTACCACCGTGAATCGATGAGTGTAGGAAAAATGAACCCGATGAAAGCGTACTATCATATACGTAATCGTTTGTGGTTCATGCGCCGGAATGTAAGCGGTATTTCGTTGCTGATTTTTTACCTGTATTATTTTCTGGTGGCGGTGCCTAAAGCACTGGTTCAGTATACGGTTCGCTGGCAACCCGATTACCTGAAAGCTGTGAAAGATGCCATTGTCTGGAATTTGAGACACACTCCCAAACAGTCTTCATCGATGCCGTTGCCCGTAACGGTAGCTATTTGA